From the genome of Streptococcus oralis:
AGGCATCCATGTTGAGTTCGTTAACAGGACGTGATCCAAGGATAGCAAGGAATGGAGTGTTATCCATAGCTGCATCGTAAACACCGTTAATCAAGTGAGTCGCACCTGGACCACCTGAACCTACTGCAACCCCGATTGAGCCGCCGAATTTAGCTTGCATGACCGCAGCAAGAGCACCTGTTTCTTCGTGGCGAACTTGCAAGAAGCGGATATCTTTGTCTTCAGCCAAAGCGTCCATCAATGAGCTGAGTGTTCCTGATGGGATACCGTAGATTGTGTCTACGCCCCATGTTTTCAATACGTTGAGCATTGCTGCAGATGCAGTAATTTTCCCTTGAGTCATAATGATAACTCTCCTTCAAATATTTTTAAAACTTGATAAATCCGTTTTCATATACTAATTGGAAACGTTTCAGCAAATTTTTACTCTACTACTTTACCACATTTGTTTTGGGTCTCCTAAGAATGTGCTCAGAAGTTTTTATTCTCTATTACAGTACAGTTTGAAAACGTTTTATGTAACTGTTTTATAATAATATTCAATAAAAATCAAAGAGCGAACTAGGAAGCTAGCCGCAGGGTACTCAATACACTGTTTTGAGGTTGCAGATAGAGCTGACGTGGTTTGAAGAGATTTTCGAAGAGTATAAAAAGCGAGCAAGCTCGCTTTTAGTCTATTTTACTAAAGTTTAGCATGAGTGAACTGGTTAAAACAGATACAGAACTAAAGGCCATAGCTAGACCTGCCAGTTCTGGATTGAGAACGAGACCAATTCCTGAAAAGACTCCTGCTGCAATCGGAATTCCGGCGACATTGTAGATAAAGGCCCAGAAAAGATTGAGCAGAATTCGATTAAAGGTTTTCTTACTCATATCAAGGGCACGAACAACTCCTAAGAGGTTATTAGTTGTCAACACCAAATCTGCTGACTCGATGGCAATATCTGTTCCAGCTCCCATAGCAATTCCCACATCCGCTACACTGAGGGCAGGAGCGTCATTGATACCATCCCCAACAAAGGCTACTTTTCCAGCTGATTGTAGTTTATGGATTTCATGGGCTTTTTCTTCTGGCAATACACCTGAAATGACCTCTTCAATGCCAATCTGATCTGCAATGGCACGCGCCACACCAGCATTATCCCCTGTCAGCATGACTGTTTTAAGACCTCGTTTTTTCAACTGACTGATGGCAAGTTTAGCATTTTCCTTAGGAATATCTTGTAGTGCAAGCAAGCCTTTGATTTCATTGTCAACAGCCAAGAACACAACTGTCTTAGCTTCTTTTTCCAGTTCTTCAAGTTTTTCCTGATAAGCATTAGAAATATCCATGCCATCTAGCATTTTAGCATTTCCAAGTAAGACTTGTTTCCCATTGATTTGCCCTGAGACACCTTTTCCGTGCAAGGCTTGGAAATTTTCAACAGTTTGAATCTCAAGTCCAGCTTCACTCGCTCGCTTGACAATGGCCTCAGCCAGTGGGTGTTGGGAAGCTTCTTCCAAGGAGGCTGCCAATCCAAGCACTTCTACTTCGTCGCCGATAATATCTGTTACCACAGGTTTCCCTTCTGTCAAAGTCCCTGTTTTATCAAAGACGAGAGTTTGGACTTTCTGGATTTCCTGTAAGACTGTTCCATTTTTTAGGAGAACCCCCATCTTGGCACTGCGACCTGTCCCCACCATAAGGGCCGTTGGTGTTGCAAGTCCCAAGGCACAAGGGCAGGCGATAATCAACACTGCCACCCCATAAAGGAGAGAGGTCACAAAGCTAGCCTCAAGCAAGACAAACCAAACCCAAAAAGTCAGAATCGCTAAAATGACAACTGCAGGAACAAAAATCCCTGAAATTTTATCCGTCAAATCCTGAATCGGTGCACGGCTGGTTTGAGCTTTCTTCACAAAGTCCACAATCTGTGCCAAGACAGTCTCTGAACCAACTTTTTCTGCTTTAAAAATAAGAGTGCCACTATTATTGATGGTAGAGCCAATCACAGTATCTCCAACTGTTTTGTCTACTGGCAGACTCTCACCTGTCACCATGGATTCGTCAATACTGGAGACGCCTTCGACTACAACACCATCAACCGCAATCTTTTCACCGGGACGCACTCGAATCAGGTCACCTACCTTGACTTGTTCCAAAGGAACTTGAACATAGCGATCATCACGCAAGACTTCTGCTGTTTTAGCTTGCAAATCAAGTAATTTCTCCACAGCTTGGGAAGTGTTTTTTCGCATTTTCTCCTCAAAAACTGCCCCTAAAAGAACGAAGAAGAGGATAAATCCAGCACTTTCAAAGTAAACAGGGAGCCCAGCAAAGAGAGCAACCAGACTATAAAGATAGGCTACCAGAGTTCCCAGTGCCACTAAGGTATCCATGTTGGCATTATGTTTTTTAAAGCTGGCCCAAGCACTCTGAATATAAGGACCACCTGCTACCAGCATAATAGGCGTTGTGGCTAAAAAGGTGCCCCAATGCATGACTGGATGACTAATAGTCCCTGTCAACATCCCGATCATGAGGAAAACAAGAGGCAGGGTAAAGATACTAGTAATCCAAAAACGCTGTAAAAGGGATAGAGATTTTCGCGTCTTCTCAACTACGGTATAGCTCCCCTTTTGCATCTTCATGCCACATGAAAATTCATGTTGACCTAATTCTTGAGGTGTAAAACGAATTGTCTTCTCCTCGTCTACACCGATTGGTTCTAGAATCCCTTCTTCTTCAAAAAGAATTTCCTTATAACAGTTTGAAGGGGTGGCACGATGAAAGGTAATCTCAGCGGGAATCCCTTTTTGAAGCTGAATGTGGGCTGGATGATAGCCTTTTTCAGCTCGGATACGGATTTTTTGAATGCCATTTTCTAGGCTTGCTTTCACAATTTCTGTCATAGTCTCCTCCTACTCTACAATCATCTTGCCGTGCATCATGTTCATACCACATGCAAAGCCAAACTCTCCAGTCTGCTCAGGTGTGATTTCCACTACATACTCTTCACCCATAGGAAGATCCGCATGCACACCAAAATCTGGAAAGACGATCTGATCTAGACAGGGTGAAGGGTCCTTGCGGTCAAAGACAATGCGGGCTGGCACTGATTTTTTAAGAATAATCAACTCAGGCGTATAGCCCCCCATGACTTCCACTCGGATCTCTTGGTAACCCTTTTTTTGCTGGGCCTTTTGTCCAGATTTTTCAGGCTTTTTGAAAAACCAAAACAAGATAAACGCGATAAGGGCAATACAAATAATGGTTACAATACTATTTAACATGACGTCTCCTTTACATACAATTACATCTTACTTCTGTTACAGCGCTTGATTTCTTCTTAGAAATCACAGCTTCTAAGTCTTCCAAGTCAGCCAAAGTGAAATCACATTCCACAATCAAATCAGCCAACAAGTTCTTAATCCTACGAGAACAAACCTTGTCTTTGATATCTTGGACAAGCAAGTCTCGACTCTGGTCCAGAGTTAAAAGGGCTGAATAGACAAAGAACTTGCCTTCTTTTTTCCTTGACAGACACTCTTTCTCAACCAAACGAGCCAAAAGAGTTTGAATGGTCGACTTGGACCAGTCGAACCGCTCCGCCAGAACCCTGATCAAATCCGTACTGGTCTGCTCTCCTTGCATCCAAATAATCTTCATGACCTGCCATTCTGCATCTGAAATCTGCATAATCACACCTCCTAAATCTACATTTGTCGATTACAGTTATTAGTATACTCTCAAAATCTACATTTGTCAACTATAATTTTTATTATTTTTTCGAAAAATAAAATTCTAATCCTGTAACGAGAGATTTGCAGTCAA
Proteins encoded in this window:
- a CDS encoding cupredoxin domain-containing protein; the protein is MLNSIVTIICIALIAFILFWFFKKPEKSGQKAQQKKGYQEIRVEVMGGYTPELIILKKSVPARIVFDRKDPSPCLDQIVFPDFGVHADLPMGEEYVVEITPEQTGEFGFACGMNMMHGKMIVE
- a CDS encoding heavy metal translocating P-type ATPase; the encoded protein is MTEIVKASLENGIQKIRIRAEKGYHPAHIQLQKGIPAEITFHRATPSNCYKEILFEEEGILEPIGVDEEKTIRFTPQELGQHEFSCGMKMQKGSYTVVEKTRKSLSLLQRFWITSIFTLPLVFLMIGMLTGTISHPVMHWGTFLATTPIMLVAGGPYIQSAWASFKKHNANMDTLVALGTLVAYLYSLVALFAGLPVYFESAGFILFFVLLGAVFEEKMRKNTSQAVEKLLDLQAKTAEVLRDDRYVQVPLEQVKVGDLIRVRPGEKIAVDGVVVEGVSSIDESMVTGESLPVDKTVGDTVIGSTINNSGTLIFKAEKVGSETVLAQIVDFVKKAQTSRAPIQDLTDKISGIFVPAVVILAILTFWVWFVLLEASFVTSLLYGVAVLIIACPCALGLATPTALMVGTGRSAKMGVLLKNGTVLQEIQKVQTLVFDKTGTLTEGKPVVTDIIGDEVEVLGLAASLEEASQHPLAEAIVKRASEAGLEIQTVENFQALHGKGVSGQINGKQVLLGNAKMLDGMDISNAYQEKLEELEKEAKTVVFLAVDNEIKGLLALQDIPKENAKLAISQLKKRGLKTVMLTGDNAGVARAIADQIGIEEVISGVLPEEKAHEIHKLQSAGKVAFVGDGINDAPALSVADVGIAMGAGTDIAIESADLVLTTNNLLGVVRALDMSKKTFNRILLNLFWAFIYNVAGIPIAAGVFSGIGLVLNPELAGLAMAFSSVSVLTSSLMLNFSKID
- a CDS encoding CopY/TcrY family copper transport repressor; translated protein: MQISDAEWQVMKIIWMQGEQTSTDLIRVLAERFDWSKSTIQTLLARLVEKECLSRKKEGKFFVYSALLTLDQSRDLLVQDIKDKVCSRRIKNLLADLIVECDFTLADLEDLEAVISKKKSSAVTEVRCNCM